The following proteins are co-located in the Paludibaculum fermentans genome:
- a CDS encoding sugar phosphate isomerase/epimerase family protein: MLTRRSLLAAAAAAPLVAANRAKIRIGVMDGVVGKRSDPASVELASRAGAEGLQVTLGRQSSDGHLVLANAALQGQFLANSKQYKLPLVATYIDILHASCLKSDPQAVKWGVEGIDITRRLDAKILMLVFFGNCALTARAEMDAVVGPLKELCREAEKAHITLGFENTIPADDDLRILDQVGSPALKIWYDIGNATNQYKVDPAQEIRQLGRERICQLHFKDKGYLGEGDVNVKAALAALNDIRYEGYVTLETNAPSKDVEEDLRRNVKYLRRLL; encoded by the coding sequence ATGCTTACCCGCCGATCGCTGCTCGCCGCCGCCGCCGCGGCTCCCCTGGTTGCCGCCAATCGCGCCAAGATCCGAATCGGGGTGATGGATGGCGTGGTCGGCAAGCGCTCCGATCCGGCGTCCGTCGAACTCGCCAGCCGCGCCGGCGCGGAAGGACTCCAGGTCACCCTGGGGCGCCAGTCGTCAGACGGGCACCTGGTTCTCGCGAACGCCGCACTGCAGGGCCAGTTTCTCGCTAACTCCAAGCAATATAAGCTTCCCCTGGTCGCCACCTATATCGACATCCTGCATGCAAGTTGCCTGAAGAGCGATCCCCAGGCGGTTAAGTGGGGCGTCGAGGGCATCGACATCACCCGGCGCCTGGACGCGAAGATCCTGATGCTGGTCTTCTTCGGAAACTGCGCGCTCACCGCCCGAGCCGAGATGGATGCTGTTGTGGGGCCGCTCAAAGAGCTGTGCCGCGAAGCGGAAAAGGCCCACATCACGCTAGGGTTTGAGAACACGATTCCGGCTGACGACGATCTGCGGATTCTGGACCAGGTGGGTTCGCCTGCCTTGAAGATCTGGTACGACATCGGCAACGCGACCAACCAATATAAGGTCGATCCGGCGCAGGAGATCCGCCAGTTGGGCCGTGAACGGATCTGCCAGCTCCACTTCAAGGACAAGGGTTACCTGGGTGAGGGCGACGTGAATGTGAAGGCGGCCCTGGCGGCGTTGAACGACATCCGGTATGAGGGCTATGTCACGCTGGAAACCAACGCCCCGTCAAAGGACGTGGAAGAGGACCTGCGCCGCAATGTGAAGTATCTACGGCGTCTGCTGTGA
- a CDS encoding ATP-binding protein gives MEVSSEELAAVLGRFNPWWRGQPLPELPPWRRAAWRELQIWLKKPPAPRAVLLSGARQVGKTTLLLQAVAALLADGVPAANILYATFDHPLLKLAGIDAVLEAWRQREPRAEGPEYLFLDEAQFIRGWGTWIKLEVDFTRDRRIVFTGSAMPLAVTDPESAVGRWHAIRLSTLSFYEYLQIKKVVLPSLPRLRSLAELFDWEPGELRDVQELAEPYVAHFHEYLMRGGFPQTAQVESITSVQRLLREDIIDKVLKRDMTALFGVRRVLDLEQTFLYLCLRDGGLLDMPDLCGNLEVKRPTAQHFIELLEATHLIYRLQPFGYGKDVLRGKYKIYLADAALAPAVMLKGKGLLDDPTGLGIATETAVFKHLYARYYSMQVRFTYWRGKKDREVDLIAELGGMLIPFEVKYRAQHTGLRELKGLLEFCAEKHVERGYVVTKSPSDLGLLPGTAEGAAKIMRVPAPLLCYWMGESETQPSQQTP, from the coding sequence ATGGAGGTCTCTTCCGAAGAACTCGCCGCCGTCCTGGGCCGTTTCAATCCCTGGTGGCGCGGCCAGCCGCTGCCGGAGCTTCCTCCCTGGCGCCGGGCCGCCTGGCGCGAACTGCAAATCTGGCTGAAGAAGCCGCCCGCGCCGCGCGCCGTTTTGCTCTCGGGCGCCCGGCAGGTCGGCAAGACCACTCTCCTCCTCCAGGCCGTCGCCGCACTCCTCGCCGATGGCGTGCCCGCGGCCAATATCCTGTACGCGACCTTTGACCACCCCCTGCTGAAACTGGCCGGAATCGACGCCGTCCTGGAAGCCTGGCGGCAGCGCGAACCTCGCGCGGAAGGGCCCGAATACCTCTTCCTGGACGAGGCCCAGTTCATCCGCGGCTGGGGCACCTGGATCAAGCTGGAGGTCGACTTCACCCGCGACCGCCGCATTGTCTTCACCGGCTCCGCCATGCCGCTGGCGGTCACCGATCCCGAATCGGCGGTCGGGCGCTGGCACGCCATCCGGCTCTCAACTCTCTCTTTTTACGAATATTTACAGATCAAGAAGGTCGTCCTGCCTTCCCTGCCCCGCCTGCGCAGCCTGGCCGAATTGTTCGACTGGGAACCGGGCGAACTGCGGGACGTCCAGGAACTCGCTGAACCCTACGTGGCCCACTTCCACGAGTACCTGATGCGCGGCGGTTTCCCGCAAACCGCGCAGGTGGAGAGCATCACCAGCGTCCAGCGCCTGTTGCGCGAGGACATCATCGACAAGGTGCTGAAGCGCGACATGACCGCCTTGTTCGGCGTGCGCCGCGTGCTGGACCTCGAGCAAACCTTCCTGTATCTATGTCTTCGCGACGGCGGACTGCTGGACATGCCGGATCTGTGCGGCAACCTCGAAGTGAAGCGGCCCACCGCCCAGCACTTCATCGAACTGCTGGAGGCGACGCACCTCATCTACCGCCTGCAGCCGTTCGGCTACGGCAAGGACGTCCTGCGCGGGAAGTACAAGATCTACCTCGCCGACGCGGCGCTGGCGCCTGCCGTCATGTTGAAAGGAAAGGGGTTGCTGGACGACCCTACCGGGCTTGGCATCGCCACCGAAACAGCGGTCTTCAAGCACCTCTACGCCCGCTACTACTCCATGCAGGTGCGCTTCACCTATTGGCGCGGGAAGAAAGACCGGGAGGTGGATCTCATCGCCGAGCTCGGCGGCATGCTGATCCCGTTCGAGGTGAAGTACCGCGCCCAGCACACCGGGCTGCGCGAATTGAAAGGCCTGCTGGAATTCTGCGCTGAGAAGCACGTGGAGCGCGGCTACGTCGTCACGAAGTCGCCCTCTGACCTGGGCCTGCTGCCCGGGACGGCGGAAGGCGCGGCCAAGATCATGCGCGTCCCGGCGCCGCTGCTGTGCTACTGGATGGGCGAATCGGAGACCCAGCCGTCACAGCAGACGCCGTAG
- a CDS encoding dipeptidase has translation MPDIESFKKQALDELIELLKIPSISTLPEHEPDMRKAADTVEAALLRAGMTRTEQIHRANHPLVYGEWLGASGKPTLLLYGHYDVQPADPLDEWKSPPFEPEIRDNNIYARGATDDKGQTWILVKAVEWLMKRDGKLPINIKFLIEGEEECGGEAIEAYVAEKPAQLAADAAIICDSEMFAPGLPSICIGLRGIVYGELHVEAARQDLHSGVYGGAAPNPIMAIAEILTALKDKDGHILIPGFYDRVVKPAPAEAEAWASLPFDEKEYLEKEIGATAITGEPGFSVFDKTWARPTFEVHGIRGGFVGEGAKTVIPARAVAKISMRLVADQRPDEAISQLKSAIAAVTPKGVKAEYKFLHGAGPSLVNPDNKFIHESALAMEEVFGKKTVYIRSGGSIPIVGLFDTHLGIPSVLMGFGLPDDNLHSPNEKFHVPNFYNGIDAVIRYLERLGA, from the coding sequence ATGCCTGATATCGAAAGCTTCAAGAAACAAGCGCTTGACGAGCTCATCGAACTGCTCAAGATCCCAAGTATCAGCACTTTGCCGGAACACGAGCCGGACATGCGCAAGGCCGCCGACACCGTCGAAGCCGCCCTGCTCCGCGCCGGCATGACGCGCACGGAACAGATCCATCGCGCAAATCACCCACTGGTTTATGGAGAATGGCTGGGCGCCTCCGGCAAGCCGACGCTGCTGCTCTACGGTCACTACGACGTGCAGCCGGCCGACCCGCTGGACGAGTGGAAGTCGCCCCCCTTCGAACCCGAGATTCGCGACAACAACATCTACGCCCGCGGAGCCACCGACGACAAGGGCCAGACGTGGATTCTCGTCAAGGCCGTCGAGTGGCTGATGAAGCGTGACGGCAAACTGCCCATCAACATCAAGTTCCTGATCGAGGGCGAGGAAGAGTGCGGCGGCGAGGCCATCGAAGCCTATGTCGCTGAAAAGCCCGCCCAACTGGCCGCCGACGCCGCCATCATCTGCGACAGCGAGATGTTCGCGCCGGGTCTGCCCTCCATCTGCATCGGCCTGCGCGGCATCGTGTACGGCGAACTGCACGTCGAGGCCGCCCGGCAGGACCTGCACTCGGGTGTCTACGGCGGAGCCGCCCCCAATCCGATCATGGCCATCGCCGAGATCCTCACCGCCCTCAAGGACAAGGACGGCCACATCCTGATTCCCGGTTTTTACGATCGCGTCGTGAAACCCGCTCCGGCCGAGGCCGAGGCGTGGGCCAGCCTGCCCTTCGACGAGAAGGAGTACCTCGAAAAGGAGATCGGCGCCACGGCGATCACCGGCGAACCCGGCTTCTCCGTGTTCGACAAGACCTGGGCCCGCCCGACCTTCGAAGTCCACGGCATTCGCGGCGGCTTTGTCGGCGAAGGCGCCAAGACGGTGATTCCCGCCCGCGCCGTAGCCAAAATCTCCATGCGCCTGGTTGCTGACCAACGCCCGGACGAAGCCATCAGCCAACTGAAGTCCGCCATCGCCGCCGTCACCCCCAAGGGCGTCAAGGCGGAGTACAAGTTCCTGCACGGCGCCGGGCCGTCGCTGGTGAACCCGGACAACAAGTTCATTCACGAGTCGGCCCTGGCGATGGAAGAAGTCTTTGGCAAAAAGACCGTCTACATCCGCAGCGGAGGGTCGATCCCGATCGTCGGCCTGTTCGACACCCACCTGGGCATCCCCAGTGTTTTGATGGGCTTCGGGCTGCCGGACGACAACCTGCACTCGCCCAACGAGAAGTTCCACGTACCCAACTTCTACAACGGCATCGACGCCGTCATCCGCTACCTGGAGCGCCTCGGCGCCTGA